Genomic segment of Pongo pygmaeus isolate AG05252 chromosome 1, NHGRI_mPonPyg2-v2.0_pri, whole genome shotgun sequence:
AATTTAaggttttgcatttctttgaccacccttccttcctcctttactTCTTTCCTCCCACCCCCCCAGGCTTCACCTAGACTTCCTCTCCTACTTTTAACATATAAGATGACTTTGTGTAAATTATGGAAAGGTAGCCTCTCCAAAGAGGCAGCCTTCCCTGGCCCATTTAATCCTGTCAGCAGGAGACCTTTGTGCAGGATGCAACCTGCACAGCCTCGCATAGCAGGCTTGGCCCATTCCACTTGATTGTTGTTATTCTCTTGAACTGCTTGGCATGTTGCCGTTCCCAAAAGGTTACCTCTGTTCTAGTCAGTCCTAGCATTTATATCCAGTTTCCTCAAAAGAAAGGCTTTCTCTGTTAATGAATCACATAGTCcatgctttctttcctttgacTCCCAGAACCTTGATATTTGGTCCTTTCACTTCTGGGGGCCTTATTTATTCTTGCTTTGAGATGCCTGATCCTTTGCACTATCTCCATAATTTACCTGAATGTCTGGcttcctgcctcctgccctcACCTGCCTGAAACAGAGTTGTATTTGAGGTGAAGAGCCTGCAGCATGGAGTTGCTTAAAAGGCATCCTTCTGCTCTTCCTAAGCCGGCGCTCGGCAAGTTCCCCCAGGAGAAGGCCATGTTCAGTTCAAGCGCCAACATTGTGAAGCCTAATGGCGAGAAGCTGGACGAGTTCGAGTCCGGCATCTCCCAGGCTCTTCTGGGGCTGGAGATAAACTCGGACCTCAAGACTCAGCTCAGGGAGCTGAATATTACGGCAGACAAGGAAATTGAGGTTGGTGGTGGTTGGAAAGCTATCATAATCTTTGTTCCCGTTCCTCAACTGAAATTTTTCCAGAAAATCCAAGTCTGGCTAGTACGCGAATTGGAGAAAAAGTTCAGTGGGAAGCATGTTGTCTTTATCGCGTAGAGGAGAATTCTGCCTAAGCCAACTCGAAAAAGCTGTACAAGAAATAAGCAAAAGCATCCCAGGAGCCGTACTCTGACAGCTGTGCACGATGCCATCCTTGAGGACTTGGTCTTCCCAAGCAAAATTGTGGGCAAGAGAATCCGCGTGAAACTAGATGGCAGCCGGCTCATGAAGGTTCATTTGGACAAAGCACAGCAGAACAATGTGGAACACAAGGTTGAAACTTTTTCTGGTGTCTATAAGAAGTTCACGGGCAAGGATGTTAATTTTGAATTCCCAGAGTTTCAATTGTAAAcaaaaatgactaaataaaaaatatatattcacagtgaaaaaaaaaaagcatctttcCTGGGTCCTGGGCCTCCAAAATAACTACAGACTCAGTCCCTCCAGATTTGGGCTGAATGCCATCCCATGCAGTTGTCTCTTAATTTTTGCTTCTCCAGATGACTCTGTGGACGGCGTGTGCAGAGGGCTTGCCTGTGTGGAGGGCTCTGCTTTCCTGGAGTACCTTCATTTGTTGCTGGGGCAGCAGTCTTTTCAAATTGATAATTCTTTTCTTGAGTCAGTTGCTCTCTTTCTGCACAACTCCTCCCATTTATCCTCATTTTCTGCCATTAGACACATGCATGTCTGCGGGCAGGATTTTTGTCCTCAGgttgtgtttctgtgtttgttttttctttccattctggtATTACAAGTTCATGACAAATTTTCTAGTAGTTAAACTTATGTCTCCTGCCCCACTCCCAGCTTTCTCAGGGCTTCTTGAGATTTCCCCCTATTAGTGACTGGTTGTATTTTGAATGGTTCACTCCTCAGATACATGGTATTTTTTCCAAGGGTAATGTCTAATACTTTAATAccctattatttttgttttaattgaacaATCTAATTCACTTGGTGTTACTTCTTTTGTATAGAAGCTAATACTTACTAGTTGATTATTTTCTGGCTTTAATCATTTGGTCTcctaaatggtaaattttaaacattaagtATCTTATTGCTATATCGTCTTCTCTAAATCTCCTTCCTATGCCctctgcaagaagaaaatggACTCGCTTTTAATGGTATTCagatttttccacattttttgtCTGGTGCATTTTCTTCCTTTAGCATTTACAGTTGTATTATGTTACTATTATTGGAATAGGTAAGAATCACAGCCAACGCTTCTGAGCACATATGAggcagacacttttttttttgtaagagctttgaaagaaagaaatcatctcACCTTCATAGTGCCCCAGTGAGGCAccatcattattcccattttacagtcaATGAAACTAGCAAAGAGAGGTAGGTTAACATGCTTATGAATACATGGCTAGTCATGGCCTGACTAGGATTAAAGCCCAAGCATTGGAGTTCTTACCCGCTCAGCCATATCACTTCTAACAGGTCATTTTACAATGTGggcatattagtccattttcatactgctgtgaagaaatacccaagactgggtagtttataaaggaacgAGGTTTAATGGTCTCATAGtttcacatggctagggaggcctcacagtcacggcacaaggcaaatgaggagcaaagtcatgtcttacatggtggtagacaagagagcttgtgcaggagagctcccctttataaaaccatcagatctcatgagacttatacactatcatgagaacagaataggaaagacctgcctcatggctcaattacctcccattgggtccctgcCATGAcctgtgggaattatgggagctgcagtttaagatgagatttgggtggggacacagccaaaccataccaatgGGTATATATTCCTTGCACATTGGCATGAAGACATACAAACACTAAAAATGTACAAAggacatataataaaaatataacttccCTCTCACACTTATTTCTAGTTTCCCACTTGAGATGGAACCACTATACACAGCCTCTTGTGTTTTCTTGCAGTGGTATTTTATACACATGTGAGTGGAAGTTTGAATGTAAGGGGTCCTGAGTGTAATCATAAAGCAACTTTATTTGTCTTCCACTGTTCCTTTCAATTTGCCTTGGACAAGAGTTTTCTTCCCATATCCCAGATAAAAATATGGGTAAGCCCCATGACTTCAGATCACAGCTTATACAAATTTTATGATGGCTTTTAGCAACAAAATACAGACTTGATTTAGATCGCAGAATGTGCAGTTCCATGGCATAATCAAAGCTACCATCATCCAGTCATTTCCAGGTAGGAAGGGACATGAGGATGGCACAGTCTTTCTTGCTCTCCTCCTCCCTCATGCGTTGACTGATGTTTCTGATGTCCTTGGCTTTGGAGAGCAGGAAGATTCTTTGTTGACTGTCACGGTGGTAAGGGGGCCTTGGGCTTTCAGAGCATGGCACGTGCCCCTAGTTGATTCTCTGGAGAGCTACCTTTCCACACCCTCAGAGACCCCGTTCTCCTTGCCAGCCTTGTCTCTCTGGCGCTTGTCTTGATGAGGGCTGCTGTGTCTTTGCCCTGTCTGGTTGCTTACTCTGtccacctccagctttcttctgctCCAGTCTCCTCTGCTCCATAGCCCATTCAGACATGATCTAAAGCAGATCTATACAGATTCTCGCACACATAGTCCATGTCAATGTCCACATATTATTTTCCCCACCGCACTCTAGGAGGGTAGGCCAAGCTCATACCTCCATCAGAGCAGCTAGCCAGCCAGTCTCTGATCTTTCACCTTTTCTAGGAGGGAATCAGACAGCGGTCCACTGTGCCTTCTACCCCCACCCAAATGGCAGGGGACTCATACGTTTCTAAGTGGTCCCACTGAAGCCCTTCTCTTCTGACTGAGGAAGAGGAT
This window contains:
- the LOC129032176 gene encoding small ribosomal subunit protein eS7-like gives rise to the protein MELLKRHPSALPKPALGKFPQEKAMFSSSANIVKPNGEKLDEFESGISQALLGLEINSDLKTQLRELNITADKEIEVGGGWKAIIIFVPVPQLKFFQKIQVWLVRELEKKFSGKHVVFIA